ggtggcactcggcaaagaaaatttccaaaaaaaataaaagctctttgccgagtgtctgccgggttgacgctcggcaaataatttttaaaaaaaaaaataaaaaatctttgccgagtgcctggaggcttggcactcggcaaagaaaatttccaaaaaaaataaaagctctttgccgagtgtctgccgggttgacgctcggcaaataatttaaaaaaaaaaaatctttgccgagtgcctggaggcttggcactcggcaaagaaaatttccaaaaaaaataaaagctctttgccgagtgtctgccgggttgacgctcggcaaataatttttaaaaaaaaaataaaaaatctttgccgagtgcctggaggcttggcactcggcaaagaaaattttcaaaaaaaaaaaaataaaagctctttgccgagtgccttccgggttggcgctcggcaaagaatttttttaaaaaaaggctttgccgagtgcatggaggtttggcactcggcaaagaaaattctcaaaaaaaaagatagaagctctttgccgagtgcctcacgtgttggcactcggtaaagaaagttttaaaaaaaattttaaaaaatctttgccgaatgccggcagggttgacactcggcaaagtgaccgtcaacggaaccggcgccgtgacggtcgcttttctttgccgagtgtttccggggcactcggcaaagcctttgccgagtgcccgataaaatacactcggcaaagagtgctttgccgatcaattttttgccgtgtgtgctttgccgagtgccacactcggcaaaggctttgccgagtgcaatatagcctttgccgagtgcctcaggcactcggcaaagaacctgaatccagtagtgacaaCAGGTATGCATGAGGAGGAAAGTTCAAAACGAACTTTTTAGAAGGGCAACTTGGTGGTAGATGATCCTATACCACTTAACAAAGTGAAAAATGTGTTACTGATTAAGATCTACTTATGAATTTGTTTGCTGTGAGCCCAGCACTTGGGTTAGGCCCTTCAAATGAGTGTCAGTGTGCCTACACCTGGGACGGCTACTGAAGAAGAGGAGAAGACGGATGAAGAGCGGGAGAACATGGATCAGGAGTTAAGCCCAACGCGTCCAAGGAGGCCCATCCGAGCTACCAAGCATAATACCAAATATTATGGCCCACAATGGGCAGCGGCAAGATTCCCCTCTGCCAGCCATGGGAGTGTGTACAAAGGAGAGAGGAGAGGCGTCGAGAAGGGGTAAggaagaaggaaggaggaagcTAGAACTTGGCCGGCTGTGTCCGGATGGCTATGGCGAGATGAACTCGTCAGTACCCAGATCTTGTCTTACATACTGAACTATCCACAAATCGAGCAGAATTAGAGTCGTGACAATGAGGTGGCTCTGGTTGCAAAAAAACTGAGCCTGATCGACCTTGGGCAGCCTTCCCCATACATGTCCATTCTTTGGTTAGTGTTTTCTTCTCGGTGGCCATCATCTCAGAATTTTGGGAATGGAAAGAACACCCGTTTTTGGACCAATAATTGGTTGCATAGTCAGTGTGTATCATCTCTTGTCCCTCACTTGTTTGGACTGTTTTCTAAAAGGCGAGCAAAGCAAAGAACAGTTTGCGATGCTTTGGCAGAAATTAGTTGGATTTCAGATCCAAGGTGCAGTTACTGTTACGGTCATTGCTGAATTTCTTGATTTATGGGACCTTGTCTCGAAAGTGGAGCTGCACCCCCGAGGTTGAAGACGCCTACTTATAGCATTTTTTCTACCAAAGGAAAGTACTCAACAAAATCAGCATACGAGGGATTGTTTGTTGGGGCTGTCCATTTTAGACCTTGGGAGAGACTTTGGAAAAGTTGGGCGCGTGGCAAATGCAAATTCTTCATGTGGTTGATTGCCCATAATAGGTGCTGGACTGCAGATCATCTTGCCAAAAGAGGTTACCGTGTTACTAATGTTGCCTGTTATGTGATCAGAAGAAACAATTGACCACTTGcttgtttcatgtgttttcacTGAGCATGTGTGGTACCTCCTCCAGCAGCAAGTGGGTCCCCCAGCCCAATGATATTTCCTTTTATGACTAGTGGGCAAGAACAAATGATAGAGTGAGTGGTCCAGTTCGAAAAGGGCTAAATTCCATCATCATCTTAGGAGCATGGGCaatctggaatcacctcaatcgCTGTGTTTTTATGGGGTTTTGTGAAACTTGAATGAGGTGAGTTCGTGTGTAGTAGAAGTTACACCTTTGGTGTTTCGCTGGCTCAAGGGGTCTCTCATCTCCTTGCCCTGGTGCCAAGAGTTGGTCGAGGTTGTTGATAGTGTGTTGTCTTACAGTCTTAGTGGTGAGCATGTAAAAGTTTTTGGGTTATGTCTGGCTGTTTGGTGTACTGATTAAAAACCCTTGttatcttcttaatataatgatacacagtCTCCTTGTGTGTTCAAAAGAAAATTGAGCCCACAGTCACTGAGATGGCGAGTGCACAACAGATTCCAGTTGACTTGCTGCCCATCGAACACTATGTGGGCAGTGCTGGATTTTGGATGGGTTTGATTTGTAATTTCGGAGGAAGCAACAAATCGAAACGAAGGGGTGCAGTCAGAGTGCAGGGAAGGAGCAGCAACCCGGCAGTAGCAGGGTTAATGATGCAGGCAAGGTGAAAATACTGCAGTTGTGCTGGGGCACCAGAGACAGGGCCGGCAAGCGCAACTGCGCAAGCAAGCGGGCGCGAGATCAACCAAACAGAGCAGTCTTCCACTAGGTAATTCTGTCGAGCACACACCGTGCATCTACTACTGGCTGCGGCCCGCAGAACAGTATGGACAAGAGGACCTGCTAGGGTCCTCCATGAGCCGTTGTGCCGAGTCTGAGATCGGCGTATGGATGCCGAATGGCGACGTGCGTGGCGGCCGCCAATTTGCAAGCACAGCAATGGTTTGTGGCCGAGTTCAGGGGTGATTTGACTAGTTGGTCCCGTATTGATTAATTTGTCCTCCGCAGACTGATAGGAGGGAAGGAAATAAAGGAGAACAAGGATCTTTTCCTCAACAGGAGAGGAGATATGTATAATCCAGATCCGTCCGTGAGCATGTAATCCAAAACTATACGACCAAAAAAAATCTGGATGCAAGCAGCAGCGATGTAGCTTGAGATCGCATCGGACATGGCATGGGAGACAACGTTGACTGCGTCGGCTACACGGACTGGGAACGCGAGGGGGGCCGCGCCGGGAATGCGAACGCGGCAGGTGGACGCCGACACGCCGTGATCGGGAGGTGGGCCTTTCCAACAGAACATAGAGTTAGATGCATCATATGttcattaacttgtgaggaaaTCTCGGTTAGGTTCATCAATTTTTAAAGTGGTTTTTTAGGTCACAAACTTTGTACGTCGTATCACCTATGTCCATATCTCTCCGAGTTAGCTTCTCGTGCTGatgtggcatgatgccgtggccatGCAGGCCAGCCGCAGCCCTGCGGGCGCTAGAGCAGAAGCCGGTGGCGCACAACAGGTCGTTGGCCGTGAACGCCAGCGGCCCATCAAAGTGCACCAGCTCACCACCAACATCCCCGTCGGACTCCACCTCCGCCGCGCCAGACCCTGGCTTCTCGCCGCGCCCGGCAACGGCGGCACCAGCGCCAGCACCAGCCTCCTTGGCCGCCGCCTGCTTGGACGACGATCCCGGCGACGATGAGCAGAAGTCGATGCCGTCACCGTGGGTGCGTGAGCAGGCGCGTCGTGGCCCCACAGGCGCGCGGGCGAGCCGCCACTGCGGGCATGCAAGGAGCCACCACCGCGGCCGCGGCCTCCGCATCACGACCGGCGCTCCTCCTCCCCGACGCCGGAAGCGTGACGACCGCACCCGCGGTGGACGACGTGGCCTCAGGGACgacggcggctgcggctgcgacCTGCTGCTGCTAGTCCTACTCCTGCGCCATGACGACGACATGCACCTCGGCCTCGGAGAAGTAGTGCGACGACGAGGACGCGAGCGGGCCCTGTCCCTGTGCGCCACCGGACGCGCCAGCGCCCGCCCCTGCGCCCGGCCGACGGAAGCTCCACCGCCTCTTCTCCCTCACGGGAGGCCGCACAGGAGGCAGTCGGCCGCGGAGTCGCTAGCCGCGGGCTCTACCGATTTCGGCCTTGGGCGTGGCTGTGGCTGCGTTCGCCATGCTGCTTTGGATCGGCGAGCCGCGCAGGCCAGGGCAGCGTCTCGGTGCCACCACCGTCCTCGGCGTCGCCACCGTGGAGCCAGGCGTCGAGGCTGCCGCACTCGAGGAGCTCGTAGACGAGGATGCGGTCGCGGTCGGCGGTGCAATAGCCCGGCAGGCGCATGAGGTTCGGGTGGCTCAAGCTGCCCAGCACCTCCAGCTCGGCGTGGAACTCACGGTTGCCGGCGCCtgcgtcgccgtcgccggagaggCGCTTCACGGCCACCGCTGCGCCGTCGGGGAGCATGGCGCGGTAGACGAACCCGAAGCTACCGTCGCCGATGATGTTGTCTGGGGAGAAGCTCCTAGTGGCGGCGGCAAGGTCGGTGAGAGAGAGCAGTCCACGGTCGTGCCATAGAAGGACCACGACGGGCAGTCTGCTGGCGTCGTACCGACGGGCGCGGGGCCTCCCTGTCTTCGTCGTGCAGCGCGCCCGCCGGGGATGGAGCTCGCACCGGAGAGGATGGCCTGCACGCTCGCTAGAGAGGAGCTCGCGGCAGCGAGGGGCCTGGAGGCCTCCCGCGTGGTGCTCGCGCCCGCGCCGGAGCGTGCACGCGGTCGAGCTCGGGCCCATGACGGTGCCCGCACGTGGCGGAGCCCTTGCCCGAGGCAGAGCACAGGAGCGCCGGAGGAAGCTGTTGGAGTTGCGCCGGTGGCCGACCA
This sequence is a window from Miscanthus floridulus cultivar M001 chromosome 10, ASM1932011v1, whole genome shotgun sequence. Protein-coding genes within it:
- the LOC136488728 gene encoding phytosulfokine receptor 1-like → MGPSSTACTLRRGREHHAGGLQAPRCRELLSSERAGHPLRCELHPRRARCTTKTGRPRARRYDASRLPVVVLLWHDRGLLSLTDLAAATRSFSPDNIIGDGSFGFVYRAMLPDGAAVAVKRLSGDGDAGAGNREFHAELEVLGSLSHPNLMRLPGYCTADRDRILVYELLECGSLDAWLHGGDAEDGGGTETLPWPARLADPKQHGERSHSHAQGRNR